In the genome of Flavobacterium panacagri, one region contains:
- a CDS encoding TonB-dependent receptor — protein sequence MRFIAILLLFSQVIFSQKTISGQVFSKETSTALAGVFVRDTKTENWTISDKDGKFSMIIPYFQDIELNFSILGKKDINQTLKNGQNSITVYLEDNTLHLKEVMVTANKERKYSELTLGTNAINNVQAFTLDDVLEQLPGQTTSSFNLNSYKNIIFRTASEVGSFKSNKAFGTAFMINDIPISNNENMQALSPNTPTSAGNDYGVNTIPFNNPNVGVDLREISTNNIEEIKIIQGIPSAKYGDLTSGLVLITTKVGNSPYRVSASLRDGTSELNLTKGIQLNSNNSMNFGINFLDSNSDPRNNLLSYQRISGSLAWKTTDKHSKVKNTVNLSIRSTLDDAKRDPDKIAADIIKNEKQGFSISNNFMWKPSNLWLDGININSGFSYDRQFSRKERWINRALTAATDSKEEGIHDAYVLPSQYTSISTVEGIPISTFVNLETTKTITNKANWIHSLSFGLSGRSSSNKGDGRKSSAIGLINYYVLDDGGDTRLGYRDYDFNRTRTENQFSAYLEDRVYKKFEEDKILNIDYGVRYENQSGNVSLQPRINSSYSLNKTFRVRGGFGLSSKAPSLNQLYTGERYIDRLLGNGIYVNPGVYQKAWILTVVTSGDNLNLKPSKSYKTEGGLDVNLPFASINLTGYYNKLKNGFTGQMVPISKEIPKVHITANGTEMPTYEVVETDNLYYLTNSIQNNANSEDIGIESIINFQKIKALNLDVSMNASYVRSKDLSETITYYASTDLLSAERYGVYPSMPMTNENFTASFNFSYHIPKAGLLLSLRSEHIILRTSYLTNSNYPNGYLDNQLAYHEIPEADRTNSQKYGHIIRDTQNDSQNKLDNMLHNFHLRLSKDFLNGFSVSFYSTNFLNLKPYYEKNGIKSPYDYFAKFSFGTRLNYQF from the coding sequence ATGCGTTTCATTGCCATTCTTTTACTGTTCAGTCAAGTTATTTTTTCACAGAAGACAATTTCTGGTCAAGTTTTTTCTAAAGAAACTTCGACCGCTTTAGCAGGTGTTTTTGTTCGTGATACCAAAACCGAAAACTGGACGATTTCTGATAAAGATGGAAAATTCAGTATGATCATTCCCTATTTTCAGGATATTGAATTGAACTTTTCCATTCTTGGAAAAAAAGATATTAATCAGACTTTAAAAAACGGACAAAACTCAATTACGGTTTATTTGGAAGATAATACGCTTCATTTGAAAGAAGTAATGGTTACAGCCAATAAAGAACGTAAATACTCTGAGTTGACTCTTGGAACAAATGCTATAAATAATGTTCAGGCTTTTACGCTTGATGATGTTTTAGAACAGCTTCCTGGACAGACTACTTCCTCTTTTAATCTGAATTCTTATAAAAATATTATTTTCAGGACAGCATCTGAAGTGGGTTCTTTTAAAAGCAATAAAGCTTTTGGAACTGCATTTATGATCAATGATATTCCGATTTCCAACAACGAAAACATGCAGGCTTTAAGTCCAAACACACCTACTTCAGCCGGCAATGATTATGGCGTTAATACAATACCTTTCAATAATCCAAATGTTGGTGTTGATCTTAGGGAAATATCAACTAATAATATCGAGGAGATAAAAATCATTCAGGGAATTCCTTCTGCAAAATATGGAGATTTGACTTCTGGACTGGTTTTGATCACTACTAAAGTCGGAAATAGTCCTTACAGAGTTTCCGCTTCCCTTAGAGATGGTACAAGCGAATTGAACTTGACAAAAGGAATTCAATTAAACTCCAATAATTCCATGAATTTTGGAATTAACTTTTTGGATTCTAATTCCGATCCAAGAAATAATTTATTGAGTTATCAGCGTATCAGCGGGAGTTTAGCATGGAAAACTACCGATAAACATTCTAAAGTAAAAAATACTGTAAACCTATCGATAAGATCCACTCTTGATGATGCCAAACGTGATCCTGATAAAATTGCGGCAGATATCATAAAAAATGAAAAACAAGGGTTTTCTATCTCTAACAATTTCATGTGGAAGCCTTCTAATCTGTGGTTAGACGGTATCAATATAAATAGTGGTTTCTCTTATGACAGGCAGTTTTCTAGAAAAGAGAGATGGATAAATCGAGCTTTAACGGCTGCAACTGATTCTAAAGAAGAAGGAATTCACGATGCTTACGTTCTTCCGTCGCAATATACCAGTATCAGTACAGTTGAAGGTATTCCGATTTCAACTTTTGTAAATCTCGAAACCACAAAGACGATTACCAATAAAGCCAACTGGATTCACAGCTTATCATTTGGGTTATCAGGAAGATCAAGTTCCAACAAAGGAGACGGAAGAAAAAGCAGTGCAATTGGCTTAATCAATTATTATGTCTTAGATGACGGAGGCGACACCAGACTAGGTTATAGAGATTATGATTTTAACAGAACCCGAACAGAAAACCAATTTTCTGCTTATCTGGAAGATAGAGTCTATAAAAAATTTGAAGAAGATAAAATTCTAAATATTGATTACGGTGTACGATATGAAAACCAATCTGGAAATGTATCGTTGCAGCCGCGTATTAATTCATCGTATTCTCTAAATAAAACTTTCAGAGTCCGAGGCGGATTTGGATTATCATCCAAAGCGCCTTCGCTTAATCAATTGTACACTGGAGAACGTTATATAGACCGTTTATTAGGCAACGGAATTTATGTAAATCCTGGAGTGTATCAAAAAGCATGGATCTTGACTGTAGTAACTTCTGGAGATAATTTGAATTTAAAACCTTCGAAATCATACAAAACAGAAGGTGGATTAGATGTTAATCTTCCTTTTGCCAGTATTAATTTAACGGGATATTACAACAAACTTAAGAATGGTTTTACGGGACAGATGGTTCCTATCTCAAAAGAAATTCCAAAAGTACATATAACTGCAAACGGAACAGAAATGCCAACGTATGAAGTTGTTGAAACAGATAACTTGTATTATCTAACAAACAGCATTCAAAACAATGCAAATTCGGAAGATATCGGTATTGAATCCATAATCAATTTTCAAAAAATCAAGGCACTGAATCTTGATGTGAGCATGAATGCATCTTATGTAAGATCTAAAGATTTAAGCGAAACGATAACCTATTATGCGTCCACTGATCTTTTATCGGCAGAAAGATATGGAGTCTATCCTTCGATGCCTATGACAAATGAGAATTTCACTGCAAGTTTTAACTTCAGTTATCATATTCCAAAAGCAGGTTTATTATTGTCATTAAGAAGCGAGCATATCATTTTACGTACTTCCTACCTTACTAACAGTAATTATCCAAATGGCTATTTAGACAATCAATTGGCCTATCATGAAATTCCGGAGGCAGATCGTACAAATTCACAAAAATACGGACATATTATCCGCGATACGCAAAATGACTCACAAAATAAGCTTGACAACATGCTTCATAATTTTCATCTGCGTCTTTCCAAAGATTTTCTAAACGGATTTAGTGTTTCCTTTTATTCGACCAATTTTTTAAATCTGAAGCCTTATTACGAGAAAAACGGCATTAAGAGTCCGTACGATTATTTCGCAAAATTCTCTTTTGGAACCCGACTTAATTATCAATTCTAA
- a CDS encoding iron-containing alcohol dehydrogenase, with the protein MLNFELYNPTNLVFGKGQIEKLSTLVPKDAKILLAYGGGSIFKNGIYDQVIANLKGFEIVEFGGIEPNPRFETLMKAVDVIKAEKIDFILAVGGGSVIDGVKFISAAVNFEGNPIDILQKRILIKENAMPFGTVLTLPATGSEMNSGYVVTIEATQEKLSSGGSALFPQFSICDPTVIASLPKRQLENGVVDAFTHVMEQYLTYPTDAFLQDRIAEGILQTLIEVGPGVVKNPTDYTLASNFMWSCTMALNGLIQKGVPSDWATHMIGHELTALYEIDHARTLAIIGPSLYTVMFETKKGKLAQYGRRIFNLSGSDEEVAKEAINKTVEFFHTMGMDTKLSQYTEDYSKTADFIVNRFDERGWKGLGEKQLVTLDKVKSIVELSY; encoded by the coding sequence ATGCTTAACTTTGAATTATACAATCCGACAAATTTAGTTTTCGGGAAAGGACAAATTGAAAAACTTTCTACTTTGGTTCCAAAAGACGCTAAAATTCTTTTGGCTTATGGCGGTGGAAGTATTTTTAAAAACGGAATTTACGATCAGGTAATTGCCAACTTAAAAGGTTTTGAAATTGTAGAATTTGGCGGTATCGAGCCAAATCCAAGATTTGAAACTTTAATGAAAGCGGTTGATGTTATTAAAGCTGAAAAAATCGACTTTATTTTGGCTGTCGGCGGTGGATCTGTGATTGATGGTGTGAAATTTATTTCGGCAGCAGTAAATTTCGAAGGAAACCCAATTGACATTTTGCAGAAACGTATTTTGATAAAAGAAAATGCAATGCCATTTGGAACGGTTTTAACGCTTCCAGCAACGGGAAGTGAAATGAATTCAGGATATGTAGTAACAATTGAAGCTACTCAGGAAAAATTATCTTCTGGCGGAAGCGCTTTGTTTCCTCAATTCTCTATCTGTGATCCGACCGTAATTGCTTCTTTACCAAAAAGACAACTTGAAAATGGTGTTGTTGATGCTTTCACACACGTAATGGAACAGTATTTAACATATCCAACCGATGCTTTTTTACAAGATAGAATTGCCGAAGGAATTTTACAGACTTTAATTGAAGTTGGCCCAGGCGTTGTTAAAAACCCAACCGATTATACTTTGGCTTCTAATTTTATGTGGAGCTGTACAATGGCTTTAAACGGATTAATCCAAAAAGGTGTTCCAAGCGATTGGGCTACCCACATGATTGGTCACGAACTAACAGCTTTGTATGAAATTGACCACGCCAGAACTTTGGCGATTATTGGCCCAAGTTTGTATACTGTAATGTTTGAAACCAAAAAAGGAAAACTGGCTCAATACGGAAGACGTATTTTTAATCTTTCAGGTTCTGATGAAGAAGTAGCAAAAGAAGCCATCAACAAAACAGTAGAATTTTTCCATACTATGGGAATGGACACAAAACTTTCTCAATATACAGAAGACTACAGCAAAACAGCCGATTTTATCGTAAATCGTTTTGACGAAAGAGGCTGGAAAGGTCTTGGCGAAAAACAATTAGTGACTTTAGATAAAGTGAAATCTATTGTGGAACTGAGTTATTAA
- a CDS encoding DUF6850 family outer membrane beta-barrel protein — translation MKINKIKIQNIKSNAWKFWALLLLLFSSIFSANAQDTIKVQNHIIDNQIQNQIFKYPVVYTNSNIKDFTFTEVSYEHQQNEFARKQVANEINTYQFLAQGYFTTKSRWKLFGDLAIKKILEKNLGWVLSDDRAIEQEVINPHYFYVPRKADWDNQVYALSGGFSKDITNHLSVAVKANYGTEKFSRTLDARSQITNRNLGGEMQIGYQITKNQKAFILGSYAENQKDFTFKYNNSNLNLEVYPETYLRFNAGYGRILNSFKSSGSGYLYQDIVDKIGLGYTIKGKNSIFTALYYAQNSNNIFYTSDLDLKVNERMKIKTKSNHAELFAFHKWNKKEIQSTLQFDQSDAKNFDKQSNGYNYTNSLNKISWTASLAQKSDSKIDYLVGLNLLYQQNEYDDVLSTTHIELNSLNTGIYTSKDFAFNKSKLNATASFNMYFPLPSKLDYYDTSGGTNIRFFDEVIIYDYAVNTTNYFEPELRLQYSYPTKNNKTVVFFTNLKEKIAVKKQTDYPVSINTNTTYWVQMGVQLNY, via the coding sequence ATGAAAATCAATAAAATTAAAATACAAAACATTAAAAGTAATGCCTGGAAATTCTGGGCATTACTTCTTTTGTTGTTTTCTTCCATTTTTTCTGCGAATGCACAAGACACTATAAAAGTGCAAAATCATATTATTGATAATCAGATCCAAAATCAAATTTTTAAATATCCGGTTGTATACACAAATTCAAATATTAAAGATTTTACCTTTACTGAAGTTTCGTATGAACATCAGCAAAATGAATTTGCAAGAAAACAGGTTGCCAACGAAATCAATACGTATCAGTTTTTAGCGCAGGGCTATTTTACAACAAAATCCAGATGGAAATTATTTGGTGATTTAGCCATAAAAAAAATACTGGAAAAGAATCTCGGCTGGGTACTTTCTGATGATCGTGCCATAGAACAAGAAGTAATTAACCCGCATTATTTTTATGTTCCCAGAAAAGCCGATTGGGACAATCAGGTTTATGCTTTAAGCGGAGGTTTTTCTAAAGACATTACCAATCATTTATCTGTGGCTGTTAAAGCCAATTATGGTACCGAAAAATTTAGTAGAACTTTAGATGCAAGGTCACAAATCACAAACAGAAATTTGGGAGGAGAAATGCAAATTGGCTATCAAATCACAAAAAATCAAAAGGCTTTTATTTTAGGAAGCTATGCCGAAAATCAAAAAGATTTTACTTTTAAGTATAATAATTCGAATTTAAATCTTGAAGTATATCCAGAAACCTACCTACGTTTCAATGCAGGTTATGGTAGAATACTAAATTCTTTTAAATCTTCTGGATCTGGTTATTTATATCAGGATATTGTAGATAAAATTGGATTAGGATATACTATTAAAGGCAAAAATTCCATTTTTACTGCCTTATATTATGCTCAGAATTCCAATAATATTTTCTATACCAGTGATCTTGATTTAAAAGTAAATGAAAGAATGAAAATAAAGACAAAAAGCAACCATGCTGAATTGTTTGCTTTTCATAAATGGAATAAAAAAGAAATCCAGTCTACTTTACAATTCGATCAAAGCGATGCAAAAAATTTTGACAAACAAAGTAATGGATACAATTATACCAATTCACTTAATAAAATCAGTTGGACAGCTTCTCTTGCCCAAAAATCGGATTCTAAAATTGATTATTTAGTAGGTTTGAATCTACTTTACCAGCAAAACGAATACGATGATGTTTTATCCACAACGCATATCGAATTGAATTCATTAAACACTGGAATTTATACGAGTAAAGATTTTGCTTTCAACAAAAGTAAATTGAACGCAACGGCAAGTTTTAATATGTATTTCCCGCTTCCATCGAAATTGGACTATTACGATACTTCGGGTGGCACTAATATTAGATTTTTCGACGAAGTGATTATTTATGATTACGCTGTCAATACCACGAATTATTTTGAACCAGAGTTACGTTTACAATACAGTTATCCCACAAAAAACAACAAAACAGTGGTTTTCTTTACCAATCTAAAAGAGAAAATTGCAGTTAAAAAACAAACTGATTATCCAGTCAGTATTAATACGAATACCACCTATTGGGTTCAAATGGGTGTACAATTAAATTATTAA
- a CDS encoding DUF4876 domain-containing protein — protein sequence MKKTLSIFIILFGLIIQSCSNDDNENEALKPVDFSVSLKYDATFNSQVVKKASVTIVNTETANKYTVESDESGVATFKQILPGTYTITATKVIASAEFTETFGYTPTETEINFNGAESSVIVNATTPTSNIEMKTSKVGDFVIKQIYYAGSDTKKGAIFRDQFIEIYNNSNTVQYADGLYMALLTGSTSTTVLAYSLPNGQFDWSKSEGMTEGSTANTDYVYALNIIKIPGSGTQYPVQPGTSIVIAQNGINHKANYVDNKGKTVSILSPELTVDLSTADFESFLGDYSGDLYQYDIQNAAVPDVNIAYWGNSNNDMIFDSLGRHSYVIFKMTDSEFAALKKYKNPKGEANLALQIPVSVLIDGVDTTRDLGSNLVPKKLPSQIDGGNTYVPSGSYSSKSVMRKTKTTIAGRIVLQDTNNSTNDFVEVTANPRGFN from the coding sequence ATGAAAAAAACACTCTCTATTTTTATAATACTTTTTGGGCTAATCATTCAGTCCTGCAGCAATGATGATAACGAAAACGAAGCATTAAAACCAGTTGATTTTAGTGTTTCGCTTAAATACGATGCCACTTTTAACAGTCAGGTTGTTAAAAAAGCAAGCGTAACTATTGTAAATACAGAAACTGCCAATAAATATACTGTAGAATCTGATGAAAGCGGTGTGGCCACTTTCAAACAGATTTTACCTGGAACTTATACTATTACAGCTACCAAAGTGATTGCTTCTGCCGAATTTACAGAGACTTTTGGTTACACACCAACAGAAACTGAAATTAACTTTAATGGTGCCGAAAGCAGTGTTATTGTAAATGCAACAACACCTACAAGCAACATCGAAATGAAAACTTCTAAAGTAGGCGATTTCGTAATTAAGCAAATTTACTACGCTGGATCTGACACTAAAAAAGGAGCTATTTTTAGAGATCAGTTTATAGAAATCTACAACAATTCTAATACTGTTCAGTATGCAGATGGTTTATACATGGCGTTGTTAACTGGATCTACTTCAACTACTGTTTTAGCTTACTCATTACCAAACGGACAGTTTGATTGGAGCAAATCAGAAGGCATGACTGAGGGTAGTACTGCAAATACCGATTATGTTTATGCATTAAACATCATTAAAATTCCTGGAAGCGGCACACAATATCCAGTACAACCCGGGACAAGTATTGTAATTGCACAAAATGGTATTAACCACAAAGCAAATTATGTAGACAACAAAGGGAAAACTGTTAGTATTCTAAGTCCTGAATTAACCGTAGATTTAAGTACAGCGGACTTCGAATCATTCCTAGGAGACTATTCTGGCGATTTGTATCAATATGATATCCAAAATGCTGCTGTTCCAGATGTAAACATTGCTTATTGGGGAAATAGCAACAACGATATGATTTTTGATTCATTAGGAAGACATAGTTATGTTATTTTCAAAATGACGGATTCAGAGTTTGCTGCCTTAAAAAAATATAAAAACCCTAAAGGAGAGGCTAATCTAGCGCTTCAAATTCCTGTTAGTGTTCTTATCGATGGAGTTGACACTACAAGAGATTTAGGTTCAAACTTAGTTCCTAAAAAACTGCCTTCTCAAATTGATGGAGGAAATACATACGTTCCTTCAGGATCTTATTCTTCAAAATCGGTAATGAGAAAAACTAAAACTACAATTGCCGGAAGAATTGTTCTTCAGGACACGAACAATTCTACAAATGATTTCGTAGAAGTTACTGCAAATCCAAGAGGATTCAACTAA
- a CDS encoding toxin-antitoxin system YwqK family antitoxin has translation METLYFDANWKTTSKENASFYRMQPFKKLGNLILVEDFYINKTPQFQGYAFQDNEDNYVGDVVWFDQDGFDASFYQFYNFSPVSNLTFYYPSGKKLKTVQYKNGRKDGETILYHEDGTVLMKGKYEGGKPKNGDFEEVLNWEDYRLNKADNEAQKEEPIRMTEGVIIRDEIGNAKKREVIKKKIFWINSKQLAQEIWYDIASGNTEPFKQINYDKSGKMLQTINENDFEKYGREISNGIVYDYYFQNKFAVALKSKISYKNGQKNGEETLYYPNGKVLKMVKYAEGEAQGDQIEYNSDGSIKAKRIYKNGQPFEGNFDERFASDLFINQNYSKGLKEGEAIVKDESGSIVAKGIYKEGKPFNGTFVIKNENEQNELINVADYKKNGVQKIFNYYLDDPVRTYTVVNDIKNGETVFYDNREVTGKLEYKNDLPYDGTLVESKKSTIYKKGFVAEEIYYRSEYDSKDPKNVLKTIYFENGKRTKIANQSFLITSDRQDSYVGIYKNDKPFSGYFATDFNEFNHVDYYENGIIKYQYSNNYLENLENYEYPNYNIKSIYKDGKIVDGPEYIKLDRQFVSKYWKNGILQSFDFDIFAMHYFNRYHFELKNKAIELEELQHKLKGKIVLEKSNGKTIGKFSINNKLLVTSSSVEVNNVTPTEPGSVLYYEVNNAIEAKLFTTIEDDNDEERRDAEIFSTVFSSYLNHDKTIEENFNLIADKISSEKDVELLFGNELKGVLIAGLRINEAKKPEIGTLILKNNNNSYDLKLFLKEKKLMEKDNVELKNVKTEIENLTKILEKKMNENFK, from the coding sequence ATGGAAACACTTTATTTCGATGCCAATTGGAAAACCACATCCAAAGAAAATGCCTCTTTTTATAGAATGCAGCCTTTCAAGAAATTAGGAAATTTGATTTTAGTCGAAGATTTCTACATCAATAAAACACCGCAGTTTCAAGGATATGCTTTTCAGGATAACGAAGATAATTATGTTGGAGATGTTGTATGGTTTGATCAGGATGGTTTCGATGCTTCTTTTTATCAATTTTATAATTTTTCTCCGGTTTCTAATTTGACCTTTTATTATCCAAGTGGAAAAAAGTTAAAAACTGTTCAGTACAAAAATGGAAGAAAAGACGGCGAAACAATCCTTTACCATGAAGATGGAACGGTTTTGATGAAAGGAAAATACGAAGGTGGAAAACCCAAAAATGGCGATTTTGAAGAGGTTTTAAATTGGGAAGATTACCGATTGAACAAAGCTGATAATGAAGCACAAAAAGAAGAACCGATTCGAATGACCGAAGGTGTAATTATTCGGGATGAAATTGGAAATGCGAAAAAGAGAGAAGTCATAAAAAAGAAAATATTCTGGATCAACTCAAAACAGTTGGCTCAGGAAATCTGGTACGATATTGCAAGTGGCAATACAGAGCCTTTTAAACAGATTAACTACGATAAATCTGGGAAAATGCTGCAGACCATAAATGAAAATGATTTTGAAAAATACGGACGAGAAATTTCAAATGGAATTGTGTACGACTATTACTTTCAAAACAAATTTGCGGTTGCTCTTAAATCCAAAATTAGTTATAAGAACGGACAGAAAAATGGCGAAGAAACCCTGTATTATCCAAATGGTAAAGTTTTAAAAATGGTAAAATATGCTGAAGGAGAAGCACAAGGCGATCAAATAGAATACAACTCAGACGGAAGTATAAAAGCCAAACGAATTTATAAAAACGGACAGCCTTTTGAAGGTAATTTTGATGAAAGATTTGCAAGCGATTTATTCATCAATCAAAATTACAGCAAAGGCTTAAAAGAAGGCGAAGCCATTGTAAAAGACGAGTCTGGATCTATTGTAGCAAAAGGAATTTACAAGGAAGGAAAACCATTTAACGGAACATTTGTCATCAAAAATGAAAATGAACAAAACGAATTAATCAACGTTGCTGATTACAAAAAAAATGGCGTACAGAAAATCTTTAATTATTATCTCGATGATCCTGTTAGAACTTATACTGTAGTAAATGATATTAAAAATGGAGAAACTGTTTTTTATGACAATAGGGAAGTGACGGGAAAACTGGAGTATAAAAACGATTTGCCTTATGATGGAACTTTAGTAGAATCCAAAAAAAGTACGATTTATAAAAAGGGATTTGTAGCTGAAGAGATTTATTATAGAAGTGAATACGATTCTAAAGACCCAAAAAATGTTCTGAAAACCATCTATTTTGAAAATGGGAAAAGAACTAAAATTGCGAATCAGTCTTTTTTGATTACTTCAGACAGACAGGATTCTTATGTTGGAATTTATAAAAATGACAAACCGTTTTCAGGTTATTTTGCTACAGATTTCAACGAATTTAATCATGTTGATTATTATGAAAACGGTATTATAAAGTATCAGTATTCGAACAATTATTTAGAGAATTTGGAGAACTATGAATATCCAAATTATAATATCAAATCTATTTATAAAGACGGTAAAATAGTTGACGGCCCGGAATACATCAAACTAGACCGCCAGTTTGTTTCTAAATATTGGAAAAATGGAATTCTGCAAAGTTTTGACTTTGATATTTTTGCAATGCATTATTTTAACCGTTATCATTTCGAATTAAAAAATAAAGCAATTGAACTCGAAGAATTGCAACATAAACTGAAAGGAAAAATTGTTTTGGAAAAATCAAATGGAAAAACAATTGGTAAATTCAGTATAAATAATAAACTTTTGGTTACCAGCTCATCAGTAGAAGTTAATAATGTAACACCAACTGAACCAGGGAGCGTTTTGTATTATGAAGTAAATAATGCAATCGAAGCAAAGCTATTTACAACAATCGAAGATGATAATGATGAGGAAAGAAGAGATGCCGAAATTTTCAGTACAGTATTTAGTTCTTACTTAAATCACGATAAAACAATTGAAGAAAATTTTAATCTGATTGCCGACAAAATATCATCAGAGAAAGATGTTGAATTGTTATTTGGAAATGAGCTAAAAGGCGTTTTAATTGCCGGTTTAAGAATTAACGAAGCTAAAAAGCCGGAAATAGGAACTCTAATATTGAAAAACAACAATAATTCCTATGATTTGAAATTGTTTTTAAAGGAAAAAAAACTAATGGAAAAGGATAATGTTGAGCTGAAAAATGTCAAAACAGAGATCGAAAATCTGACTAAAATTCTGGAAAAGAAAATGAATGAAAATTTTAAATAA
- a CDS encoding NAD(P)H-dependent glycerol-3-phosphate dehydrogenase: MSEKLKFAVIGGGSWATAIAKMLCVNLSEIAWYMRNDSAIEHIQKYKHNPNYLSSVEFDTNKLKLTNNINEAIEYADYIIFAIPSAFLDAELKNMTVSLADKIIFSAIKGIVPETSLIVGEHFHIQYDIPYYNIGVITGPCHAEEVALERLSYLTIACGDPDKAKTVAKSLSGNYIKAKISDDIIGTEYAAMLKNIYSIAAGIAHGLGYGDNFQSVLMSNAIREMKKFIRKVHKMKRNINDSAYLGDLLVTGYSVFSRNRMFGNMIGKGYTVKSAMMEMSMVAEGYYATKSAYKLNQGYGAKTPIIDAVYAVLYEGKDAKSVFRKLTESLD, translated from the coding sequence ATGAGCGAAAAGTTAAAATTTGCAGTAATTGGAGGAGGAAGCTGGGCCACGGCAATTGCAAAAATGTTATGCGTTAATCTTTCCGAAATTGCCTGGTACATGCGTAATGATTCTGCAATCGAGCATATTCAGAAATACAAACACAATCCGAATTATTTAAGTTCTGTTGAATTTGATACCAACAAACTCAAATTAACTAATAATATAAATGAAGCAATAGAATATGCAGATTATATCATTTTTGCTATTCCTTCTGCTTTCCTGGATGCCGAATTGAAAAACATGACGGTTTCTTTGGCTGATAAAATTATTTTCTCTGCCATTAAAGGGATTGTTCCAGAAACGAGTTTAATCGTTGGCGAACATTTCCATATTCAATACGATATTCCATACTACAATATTGGTGTAATTACAGGGCCTTGCCACGCAGAAGAAGTAGCATTAGAAAGACTTTCGTACTTAACAATTGCCTGCGGAGATCCTGATAAAGCAAAAACGGTTGCCAAATCACTTTCTGGAAATTACATTAAGGCTAAAATCTCTGATGACATCATCGGAACTGAATATGCCGCAATGTTGAAAAACATCTATTCAATCGCTGCCGGAATTGCTCACGGGTTAGGTTATGGAGATAACTTCCAGTCGGTTTTGATGAGTAATGCGATTCGCGAAATGAAGAAATTCATTAGAAAAGTACATAAAATGAAACGTAACATTAATGATTCGGCTTATTTGGGCGATTTATTGGTTACAGGATATTCGGTTTTCTCGAGAAACAGAATGTTCGGAAATATGATTGGTAAAGGTTACACCGTAAAAAGTGCCATGATGGAAATGAGTATGGTTGCAGAAGGTTATTATGCCACAAAAAGTGCTTATAAACTAAATCAGGGTTACGGTGCTAAAACACCAATAATCGATGCGGTTTATGCCGTTTTATACGAAGGAAAAGATGCTAAATCTGTCTTCAGAAAATTGACTGAATCTTTGGATTAG